A region from the Ichthyobacterium seriolicida genome encodes:
- a CDS encoding flavodoxin: MCKIGIVFGSDSGVTEEIASKIHECLGEDLTDVIDVYDADVDYFDKYNKLILGLSTWYDGELQSAWEEFLDDFKTVDFTGKTVALFGLGDQIGYGEYFCDGVGIIGEVVKNNGGKIIGQWPTEGYDYDESKADLGNGKFMGLLLDEDNQSELTQERIEKWIEQVKKEFNL; this comes from the coding sequence ATGTGTAAAATAGGGATTGTATTTGGCTCTGATTCAGGAGTGACAGAAGAAATAGCCTCTAAGATTCATGAATGTTTAGGAGAAGATCTCACAGATGTTATAGATGTATACGATGCTGATGTAGATTACTTTGACAAGTACAATAAATTAATTTTAGGTTTATCTACTTGGTATGATGGGGAATTACAAAGTGCGTGGGAAGAATTTTTAGATGATTTCAAGACTGTAGATTTTACAGGCAAGACAGTTGCATTGTTTGGTCTAGGCGATCAGATTGGCTACGGAGAGTATTTTTGTGACGGCGTAGGAATTATAGGAGAAGTTGTCAAAAATAACGGAGGAAAAATAATTGGACAATGGCCTACAGAGGGTTATGATTATGATGAAAGTAAAGCAGATTTAGGGAATGGCAAATTTATGGGCTTGCTCTTAGATGAAGATAACCAATCTGAATTAACCCAAGAGAGGATAGAGAAATGGATAGAACAGGTAAAAAAAGAATTTAACCTATAA
- a CDS encoding 2-hydroxyacid dehydrogenase: MRILILDVNHPYLEEKLTSLGYTCHLDYTSSKESLESKIHLYQGIIIRSRFKICSNFLDKCTSLKFIVRSGSGLENIDVDYAKKKNIVCMNSPEGSTDAVAEHSIGMLLSLFNNLNRSDNEVRSGKWNREKNRGVEIAGKTIGIIGYGNMGRTFAKKLCGFGSKVLAYDIKRDYADKFAQEVSIDHLFEQADILSFHVPIDDSTKNMFNEDFVNKFHKPFYLINTSRGGVVSLSDLVSAIKSKKVLGACLDVLEYEQSSFEMFYDRDVLNDHFKYLINSDKVIFSPHVAGWTVESHIKTARVIVEKIISLNENTRD, translated from the coding sequence ATGAGAATACTAATACTGGATGTCAATCACCCTTATTTAGAAGAAAAATTAACCTCTTTGGGTTATACCTGCCATTTGGATTACACTAGTTCAAAAGAGTCTTTGGAATCTAAGATTCATCTTTATCAAGGAATTATAATAAGGAGTAGATTTAAGATCTGTTCAAATTTTTTAGATAAATGCACTTCACTCAAATTTATAGTTAGATCAGGTTCTGGATTAGAGAATATAGATGTAGACTACGCCAAGAAGAAAAACATAGTTTGCATGAACTCCCCTGAAGGCAGTACAGATGCCGTGGCGGAACATTCTATAGGAATGTTATTATCTCTATTTAACAATTTAAACAGGTCTGATAATGAGGTTAGATCAGGTAAATGGAACAGAGAGAAAAACAGGGGTGTAGAAATAGCTGGCAAGACAATAGGAATTATAGGTTATGGGAATATGGGAAGGACCTTTGCTAAGAAATTATGCGGTTTTGGTTCTAAAGTTCTAGCCTATGATATTAAGAGGGACTACGCAGATAAATTTGCTCAAGAGGTGTCTATAGATCATCTATTTGAGCAAGCAGATATTCTGAGTTTTCACGTTCCCATAGATGATTCTACAAAAAATATGTTCAATGAGGATTTTGTAAATAAATTTCACAAACCATTTTATCTCATCAATACTTCAAGGGGTGGTGTAGTGTCCTTGTCGGATTTAGTAAGTGCTATAAAAAGCAAAAAAGTATTAGGAGCTTGTTTGGATGTCTTAGAGTATGAACAAAGTTCCTTTGAGATGTTCTATGATAGAGATGTATTAAACGATCATTTTAAATATCTCATAAATTCTGACAAGGTAATTTTCAGTCCGCATGTAGCAGGTTGGACCGTAGAATCTCATATTAAAACAGCAAGGGTAATAGTAGAAAAAATAATATCTCTAAACGAGAATACAAGGGATTAA
- a CDS encoding ATP-dependent Clp protease ATP-binding subunit, whose amino-acid sequence MNLENFTIKAQETIQKSSELAKTYSHNQIENAHIFKALLDIDKDIIPFILKRINVDITILERSVDHQLDKIVKVSGADVLLSHKTAKMLKEAVDISKEMGDQYVSIEHLILSIFRDENNLKILKDKSVSEKDLKAAIDELRKGSKVNSKTAENTYNALGKYAKNLNELALNNKLDPVIGRDDEIRRLLQIISRRTKNNPILVGEPGTGKTAIVEGLACRILRGDVPDNLRDIKIYSLDMGALIAGAKYKGEFEERLKSVVKEVNSSDGKIILFIDEIHTLVGSGGGEGAMDAANILKPDLARGTLRAIGATTLSEHQKYFEKDKALERRFQKILIEEPNIDSAISILRGIKEKYETHHKVQIKDSAIISAVTLSDRYITDRFLPDKAIDLIDEAASKLNLEINSKPEVLDKLDRKILQSEIEIEAIKRESDDDKLKSITAEIANLKEKRNKINAKWQNERDLVNKIQREKENIDNYKSEADRAEREGDYAKVAELRYGKIKEAQKSIDDNQNILSKNKELNLIKEEISSEDIAEVVAKWTGIPVSKMLQSEQEKLLNLEGELHKYVVGQQEAISAVSNSIRRSRAGLHSGDKPIGSFLFLGTTGVGKTELAKALASYLFDDKKAIIRIDMSEYQERHSISRLLGSPPGYIGYEEGGQLTEAVRRKPYSIVLLDEIEKAHRDVFNILLQVLDEGRLTDNKGRLVDFKNTIIIMTSNMGSHLIQNKYDTLKGDISSAMDQAKDEVLSLLKSSIKPEFLNRIDDIIVFSPLSKSDVREVIELQLVEVKKILKRQNITLEISQEAIEYIADNGYEPEYGARPIKRLIQREVLDKISREILSNKVIDNGVISIQGDCQVKLLESQ is encoded by the coding sequence ATGAACCTAGAAAATTTTACCATAAAGGCTCAAGAGACTATACAGAAATCTAGTGAATTAGCTAAAACTTATAGTCATAACCAGATTGAAAATGCACATATTTTCAAAGCCCTGTTAGATATAGACAAGGACATTATTCCCTTCATTCTAAAGAGGATAAATGTAGATATAACAATACTCGAAAGATCTGTAGATCATCAATTAGATAAAATAGTTAAGGTTTCAGGTGCTGATGTTCTCTTATCGCACAAAACTGCAAAAATGCTAAAAGAAGCTGTAGACATCTCAAAGGAGATGGGCGATCAATACGTATCTATAGAACATCTTATTTTATCTATTTTCAGAGATGAAAATAATCTCAAAATACTCAAAGACAAGAGTGTATCAGAAAAAGATCTTAAAGCAGCTATAGATGAATTGAGAAAAGGAAGTAAAGTAAACAGTAAAACAGCAGAAAACACATATAACGCTTTAGGCAAATACGCTAAAAACCTCAATGAACTAGCCTTAAATAACAAATTAGATCCAGTTATAGGTAGAGACGATGAAATTAGACGTCTCTTACAGATAATTTCCAGAAGGACTAAAAACAATCCCATATTGGTTGGAGAACCTGGCACAGGAAAAACAGCTATTGTAGAAGGGTTAGCTTGTAGAATTTTACGTGGCGATGTGCCAGATAACTTGAGAGATATAAAAATCTATTCTCTAGATATGGGAGCCCTTATCGCTGGAGCTAAATACAAAGGCGAGTTTGAAGAACGATTGAAATCGGTTGTAAAAGAAGTCAACTCTTCTGATGGAAAAATCATTTTGTTCATAGATGAGATACACACTTTGGTTGGATCAGGGGGAGGAGAAGGAGCTATGGATGCAGCCAATATCTTAAAACCCGATTTAGCCAGGGGGACACTTAGGGCCATAGGCGCTACTACTCTTTCCGAACACCAAAAATATTTTGAAAAGGACAAGGCCTTAGAGCGCCGTTTTCAGAAAATTTTAATCGAAGAGCCTAATATAGATAGCGCTATATCTATATTAAGAGGCATAAAGGAAAAATATGAAACACATCATAAGGTTCAAATAAAAGACAGCGCTATTATATCGGCCGTCACTTTATCAGACAGATATATTACAGATAGGTTTTTGCCAGACAAAGCAATAGATCTGATAGATGAAGCTGCATCTAAATTAAACTTAGAGATAAATTCCAAGCCAGAGGTATTAGATAAATTAGACCGAAAGATTCTCCAATCAGAAATAGAGATTGAAGCCATAAAAAGGGAAAGTGATGATGATAAATTAAAATCTATAACTGCTGAGATAGCCAATTTAAAAGAAAAGCGCAATAAGATAAATGCCAAATGGCAAAACGAACGAGACTTAGTAAATAAGATACAGAGAGAGAAAGAGAATATAGATAATTACAAATCTGAGGCTGATAGAGCAGAGAGAGAGGGTGATTATGCAAAGGTCGCTGAGCTCAGATATGGGAAGATTAAAGAGGCTCAAAAAAGTATTGATGACAATCAAAATATACTTTCTAAAAATAAGGAGTTAAACCTTATAAAAGAGGAGATTAGCTCTGAGGATATAGCTGAAGTAGTAGCCAAATGGACAGGCATTCCAGTTTCTAAAATGTTACAGAGCGAACAAGAGAAATTATTAAACTTAGAGGGCGAATTACATAAATATGTAGTAGGTCAACAGGAAGCTATTAGCGCTGTTTCAAATTCTATCAGGAGATCTAGAGCAGGGTTACATTCTGGGGATAAACCAATAGGGTCATTCTTATTTTTAGGAACTACAGGTGTGGGAAAAACAGAATTAGCAAAAGCATTAGCCTCTTATCTCTTTGACGATAAAAAAGCTATTATCAGAATAGATATGAGCGAATACCAAGAGAGACATTCTATAAGTAGACTATTGGGTTCTCCTCCTGGATACATAGGTTATGAAGAGGGAGGACAATTGACAGAAGCTGTAAGGAGAAAGCCTTATTCCATAGTTTTGTTAGACGAGATTGAAAAAGCCCATCGAGATGTTTTCAACATATTACTTCAAGTTCTAGACGAAGGCAGACTCACAGATAATAAAGGACGCTTAGTGGATTTCAAAAACACTATTATAATAATGACATCGAATATGGGAAGTCACCTCATACAGAATAAATACGATACTTTAAAAGGTGACATATCTAGTGCTATGGATCAAGCTAAAGATGAGGTTTTGAGTTTGTTAAAAAGTTCTATAAAACCAGAGTTTTTAAATAGAATAGACGATATTATAGTCTTTAGTCCACTATCTAAATCAGACGTTAGGGAAGTGATAGAACTTCAATTAGTAGAAGTCAAAAAGATATTGAAACGACAAAATATAACTTTAGAGATCAGTCAAGAGGCCATAGAATACATAGCTGACAATGGATATGAACCAGAATATGGAGCGAGACCTATAAAGAGATTGATACAGAGAGAGGTCTTAGACAAGATATCTAGAGAAATATTATCTAATAAAGTTATAGACAATGGTGTTATTTCTATTCAAGGAGATTGCCAAGTTAAGTTATTAGAATCTCAATGA
- a CDS encoding sodium:solute symporter yields MEPLHSLYLIVAYFLCLIVISFLVKKKDNSNSSFFIGDRKSPWYVVAFGMIGASLSGISFVSVPGWVEQSNFSYVQMIMGYLVGYLFIGTVLMPMYYKLKSVSIYSYLGDRFGQFSYKTATSIFIIAKTVIASFRLFLAASILQILIFEKIGIDFYITAIATVVLIWLYTFRSGIKTIVWTDALQTFFMLLSVIISIYVICKEMNLNTGSSLIGYINDSPLSKTFYWDSSSNKYFWKQFLSGIFIAIAMTGLDQDMMQKNISCKNIKDAQKNMFWFCIVLIITNLLLLSLGVLLTDFALLKGMDKHNDELFISIANRPELGLIMSSFFILGLISSAYSSIDSAITSLTTSFSVDFIGIYKKPKNRQVQIRILTHIAFSFIIVVVMLLFRYTITDSIIKELFVIAGYTYGPLLGLYFFGLFTSYRIRDKYVPFVALTSPVLCYILKQNSMDWFNYSFGFELLILNGMITFTGLWLLRNGKMLKKKLY; encoded by the coding sequence ATGGAACCTTTACATTCACTTTATTTGATAGTAGCCTATTTTTTGTGCTTAATAGTTATTTCTTTCTTAGTTAAGAAAAAAGACAACAGCAACTCTTCCTTTTTTATAGGAGATAGAAAATCCCCTTGGTACGTAGTAGCTTTTGGGATGATAGGAGCTTCTCTCTCTGGGATTAGTTTTGTATCCGTCCCTGGATGGGTTGAACAATCTAATTTCAGTTATGTGCAAATGATAATGGGATATTTAGTAGGCTATCTCTTTATAGGCACAGTGCTCATGCCCATGTATTACAAATTGAAATCGGTATCTATATACAGTTATCTAGGTGATCGTTTTGGTCAGTTTTCATATAAAACAGCAACTTCTATATTTATCATAGCTAAAACGGTGATAGCTTCATTTAGACTGTTTTTAGCAGCCAGTATATTACAGATATTAATTTTTGAAAAAATAGGTATAGATTTTTATATAACTGCCATAGCTACAGTCGTACTAATATGGCTATACACTTTTCGTTCAGGGATAAAAACTATAGTATGGACTGATGCCTTACAGACATTTTTTATGCTATTATCTGTGATAATAAGCATATATGTAATATGTAAAGAAATGAATCTTAATACTGGTTCATCACTCATAGGATATATAAATGACAGTCCTCTATCTAAAACTTTTTATTGGGATTCATCTTCTAATAAATACTTCTGGAAACAATTTTTATCGGGAATATTTATAGCTATAGCCATGACTGGTTTAGATCAAGATATGATGCAAAAAAATATCTCTTGTAAAAATATAAAAGATGCCCAAAAAAACATGTTTTGGTTTTGCATTGTACTGATAATCACTAATCTGTTGCTATTATCTCTAGGTGTATTACTAACAGATTTTGCTCTATTAAAAGGAATGGATAAACACAATGATGAGCTCTTTATCTCCATAGCCAATCGACCAGAATTAGGCTTGATAATGTCTTCTTTTTTCATTTTAGGTCTTATCTCTTCGGCTTATTCTAGTATTGATTCTGCTATCACATCACTGACGACTTCCTTTAGTGTTGATTTTATAGGTATATATAAAAAACCTAAGAATAGGCAAGTCCAAATTAGGATATTGACACATATCGCATTTAGTTTTATCATAGTTGTAGTCATGTTGCTATTTAGGTATACCATAACCGATAGTATTATAAAAGAACTGTTCGTGATAGCTGGATATACATATGGACCATTATTGGGTTTGTACTTTTTTGGTTTGTTCACCTCCTACAGAATAAGAGATAAATACGTTCCATTTGTGGCATTGACATCTCCTGTTTTATGTTATATCTTAAAACAAAACAGTATGGATTGGTTTAATTATTCATTTGGATTTGAATTACTCATACTAAATGGAATGATAACCTTCACAGGGTTGTGGCTTTTAAGGAATGGGAAAATGCTGAAAAAGAAACTCTATTAA
- the mgtE gene encoding magnesium transporter, whose translation MLISNLKEYVKNKDDQKILDLLKDMHAVDVAELLNNLQTEHSLYVYNLIDQEKTSHVLIELDEDLRERIFNERSSKEIAENIENMQSDDAAHIINELPLDRKDEVIAQIEDKKHVKDIIDLLRHREGSAGSLMGKELVKVNENWHMINCVREMRKQAEEIEKVHGVYVVNDDNIFLGTLSLKRLLTVSTRAIIKDIYNKSTLKVMVSDSKETVSLLMQKYDLFVLPVVDDNGVLVGKITLDDVVDVITDEAEKDYQLASGISSDIRSNNSILRLTKARLPWLLIGLIGGICGARIIGLFDIAEHIELSLFIPLIGAMSGNVGVQSSAIVVKDLATGKSFDNIWMTLFKELKVSFINGISCSVIIYSFCYILYGIDISVVVSISLIIVMIFASLFGTFVPLALNKCGIDPALATGPFITTSNDILGLFVYFFIAGLVLGF comes from the coding sequence ATGCTTATATCTAATCTAAAGGAATACGTAAAAAATAAGGATGATCAAAAAATCCTAGACCTTTTAAAAGATATGCATGCTGTTGATGTAGCAGAATTATTAAATAATCTGCAGACAGAACACTCCCTCTATGTATACAATTTAATAGATCAAGAAAAGACATCTCATGTTCTCATAGAGTTAGATGAAGATTTAAGGGAGAGAATATTTAATGAGAGATCCTCAAAAGAGATTGCAGAAAATATAGAAAATATGCAATCTGATGATGCAGCTCATATTATAAATGAGTTGCCTTTAGATAGAAAGGATGAAGTAATAGCTCAGATAGAGGACAAAAAACACGTTAAGGACATAATAGATCTCCTCAGACACCGAGAGGGTAGCGCTGGCAGTTTGATGGGCAAAGAGTTAGTCAAAGTCAATGAGAATTGGCATATGATTAACTGCGTGAGGGAAATGCGCAAACAAGCCGAAGAAATAGAAAAAGTTCACGGAGTATATGTAGTAAATGATGACAATATATTTCTAGGCACACTGTCTTTAAAGAGATTACTCACCGTTTCTACTAGAGCTATTATAAAAGACATTTACAATAAATCTACATTAAAAGTGATGGTAAGCGATTCTAAAGAGACCGTATCGCTATTGATGCAAAAGTATGATTTGTTTGTCTTGCCAGTGGTTGACGACAATGGAGTTTTAGTAGGTAAGATAACCTTAGATGACGTAGTAGATGTAATAACAGATGAAGCTGAGAAAGATTATCAATTAGCATCGGGAATATCATCGGATATAAGGTCTAATAATAGCATACTTCGATTGACTAAAGCCAGACTGCCTTGGTTATTAATAGGTTTGATAGGTGGAATATGTGGAGCTAGAATAATAGGTTTATTCGACATAGCAGAACATATAGAATTATCGCTTTTTATACCTCTTATAGGTGCCATGAGTGGCAACGTTGGCGTTCAATCTTCAGCCATAGTAGTAAAAGATTTAGCAACGGGTAAAAGCTTTGACAATATTTGGATGACTCTGTTTAAAGAGTTAAAAGTATCTTTTATCAATGGCATTTCTTGCTCGGTAATTATATATTCATTCTGTTATATTTTATACGGCATTGATATATCTGTTGTGGTTTCTATATCTCTTATAATAGTCATGATATTCGCCTCTTTATTCGGAACTTTTGTTCCATTAGCACTCAACAAATGCGGAATAGATCCAGCTTTGGCCACAGGACCATTTATAACGACTTCTAATGATATTTTAGGACTCTTCGTGTATTTTTTCATAGCAGGTTTGGTTTTAGGCTTCTGA
- a CDS encoding TonB-dependent receptor, with the protein MIKLITNTFLLIAISSNFLFAKNTAKIIGNITDSENKPVELAYIFLEDMSIGSQSDKHGNYELDAPLGTHKLVLRMPGYKTIKQIIEVKDSNDIRLNFTLKLDLLQLDKVVVTATRNYLDRKQAPIAVSVATARMLEATNSVSLVEGLNYQPGLMTETNCQNCGFSQVRINGLEGAYSQILVNSQPIFSTLNSIYGLDQIPMNMIKEIEIVRGGGSSLYGANAIAGTINIITKDPETNSFGINQKVSLMNLATPEYTTMMNGSVVGDSNNAGFSYFGLFKKKDPMDYNGDGFSEIPMLENKSFGFKSFVKPLENSKLTMEFNTLSEFRRGGNKLHLEPFEADAAEQIVSDVYSGNMSFDIMDESGIMHSNSYASFSSSKNRNYYGGGEDLVEQEGKVLGFGKTKNEIFLVGTKYSHKIPNLLFGKGTITGGFEFKHEIVEDQKKNLDAEINQTLKNYGTYVQQEWEKGDIKILLGLRGDIDNFIEKKIILSSRLNIMYSIHEDSRLRLSYSEGFLSPRMFTEDIHQTLAVGELTRVELAPNLKPEKSASYLASIDWGNNYGVDEFYVLLEGFYTQLYDSFVLEDITGNRKGRIFQKKNGGTSHIKGLNLELKYAPNIEWQIQLGGTLQEGLRLEPTKWSEELSTTKNDSKFFRSPNLYGNFAITYAPTKDFQNNITGTYLGSMYVPHMSGFIEKDKLEETPDFWVLNLKSSYNIHYKDILDIEFSGGVLNVLDSFQQDSDKGPDKDAAYIYGPSKPRTIFAGIKISTH; encoded by the coding sequence ATGATTAAACTAATAACAAATACCTTTTTACTAATAGCGATTAGTAGTAATTTTTTATTCGCTAAAAATACAGCCAAGATAATTGGAAACATAACAGATTCAGAGAATAAACCCGTTGAACTCGCTTATATTTTTTTGGAGGATATGTCTATAGGTTCACAATCTGACAAACATGGGAATTACGAATTAGACGCCCCCCTTGGAACCCACAAATTAGTGTTAAGGATGCCAGGATATAAAACTATAAAACAAATAATAGAAGTAAAAGACAGTAATGATATAAGATTAAATTTCACACTCAAATTAGATCTACTACAGCTAGACAAAGTGGTAGTCACTGCTACTAGAAATTACCTAGATAGAAAACAAGCCCCTATTGCGGTATCTGTAGCCACTGCTCGTATGCTAGAAGCTACAAACTCCGTATCTCTTGTGGAGGGACTAAATTATCAACCAGGATTAATGACAGAGACGAATTGTCAGAATTGTGGTTTTTCTCAAGTTAGAATAAATGGACTTGAAGGAGCTTATTCTCAAATACTAGTGAATAGCCAACCGATATTTAGCACGTTGAATAGCATATACGGACTAGATCAAATACCGATGAATATGATAAAAGAAATAGAAATTGTAAGAGGTGGAGGATCTTCTCTATATGGAGCAAATGCCATTGCAGGGACTATAAATATCATCACCAAAGACCCTGAGACAAATTCTTTCGGAATAAATCAAAAAGTATCTCTTATGAATTTAGCTACCCCAGAGTATACAACTATGATGAATGGATCTGTAGTAGGTGATAGCAATAATGCAGGATTCTCATATTTTGGTTTATTTAAAAAGAAAGACCCTATGGACTACAACGGTGACGGGTTCTCAGAAATCCCTATGTTAGAAAATAAATCATTTGGATTTAAATCATTTGTAAAACCATTAGAAAACTCTAAATTGACAATGGAGTTTAATACTCTTAGTGAATTTAGACGAGGAGGTAATAAACTTCACTTAGAGCCATTTGAAGCCGATGCAGCAGAACAAATTGTATCTGATGTTTATTCTGGTAATATGTCATTCGACATTATGGATGAGAGTGGAATAATGCATTCAAATAGCTACGCTTCTTTTTCTTCTTCTAAGAATAGAAATTATTACGGTGGAGGCGAGGATCTTGTAGAACAAGAAGGTAAAGTATTAGGTTTTGGTAAAACTAAAAATGAGATATTTTTAGTAGGAACCAAGTATTCTCATAAAATTCCAAATTTGCTGTTTGGTAAAGGAACTATTACTGGTGGATTTGAATTTAAACACGAAATTGTTGAAGACCAAAAGAAAAATCTCGATGCAGAAATAAATCAAACCTTAAAAAACTACGGAACGTATGTACAACAAGAATGGGAAAAAGGAGATATAAAAATATTACTCGGATTGAGAGGGGATATAGATAATTTCATAGAAAAAAAAATAATATTGAGTTCAAGATTAAATATTATGTATTCCATACACGAAGACTCTAGACTAAGACTGTCATATTCTGAAGGCTTTTTATCTCCGAGAATGTTCACCGAAGACATTCACCAAACTCTAGCTGTAGGAGAGCTAACTAGAGTTGAATTAGCTCCAAATTTAAAACCTGAAAAATCTGCCAGCTATTTGGCATCTATAGATTGGGGGAATAATTATGGGGTAGATGAGTTTTATGTTTTGTTAGAGGGGTTTTACACACAGTTATACGATTCTTTTGTGTTAGAAGATATAACTGGAAATCGTAAAGGGAGAATTTTTCAAAAGAAAAATGGAGGCACTTCACATATAAAAGGATTAAACCTAGAGTTGAAATACGCTCCTAATATAGAATGGCAAATACAGTTGGGCGGAACTTTGCAAGAGGGATTACGTTTAGAGCCTACAAAATGGAGTGAAGAATTATCTACTACAAAAAATGACAGTAAATTTTTTAGATCTCCTAATCTATATGGGAATTTTGCTATTACTTATGCTCCTACCAAAGATTTTCAAAATAACATTACTGGAACTTATTTAGGAAGCATGTACGTTCCACATATGAGTGGATTTATAGAAAAAGATAAATTAGAAGAAACTCCAGATTTCTGGGTATTAAACCTAAAATCTTCGTATAACATCCATTACAAAGATATATTAGATATAGAGTTTAGTGGCGGCGTCTTAAACGTTTTAGACAGTTTTCAACAAGATTCTGATAAAGGTCCAGATAAAGATGCTGCCTATATTTATGGCCCATCTAAGCCTAGAACGATATTTGCAGGAATTAAAATCAGTACTCATTAG
- a CDS encoding DUF3127 domain-containing protein, producing the protein MQVTGTINLMRDVQVFESGFRKREIVLATEEQYQQHLLIEFTQDRCELLNAYKEGDKITAHINLRGRKWTNPEGKDMYFNSIHCWKIEKSDNNSSDDNFETAPSQKEEMLDDDDLPF; encoded by the coding sequence ATGCAAGTTACAGGTACTATAAATTTGATGAGAGATGTTCAAGTTTTTGAAAGTGGTTTTAGAAAGAGAGAAATTGTTTTGGCTACTGAAGAGCAGTATCAGCAACATCTATTGATAGAATTCACACAAGACAGATGTGAATTATTAAATGCCTATAAAGAGGGAGATAAGATCACTGCTCATATAAATTTAAGAGGTAGAAAGTGGACCAATCCCGAAGGCAAGGATATGTATTTCAATTCTATACATTGCTGGAAGATAGAAAAGTCTGATAACAACAGCAGCGATGATAATTTTGAAACTGCTCCCTCTCAAAAAGAGGAAATGCTAGATGATGACGATTTACCTTTTTAA